One Enterobacter asburiae genomic window, CCAGACCCAGCAAGGGCACGGTAATATTGGAGAAAATCATCGGCAGAGCAAGACGCCACAATGCCTTATCGGATGCCGTCAGCAGTGACATGAAAAATACCGGGAGTCGAGAATGAAGCAGGCTACAGCGGCGCCATAGCCTGTCAGGAAGAGGTTACAGCCATTCGCCGTTGCGAATGACCCCAACCGCCAGTCCTTCGATAGAGAAGTTGTGTTCGCGGAGATCGACCACAATCGGGGAGAACTCGTTGTTTTCAGGCAGTAGCTGAACGGTGTTCCCCTGTTTTTTCAGACGCTTGACGGTGACTTCATCATCAATGCGCACGACAACCACCTGGCCGTTACGCACATCCTGCGTTTTGTGCACCGCAAGCAGATCGCCGTCAAGAATACCGATGTCTTTCATCGACATACCGCTGACGCGCAGCAGGAAATCAGCGCTCGGTTTGAACATGGCCGGATCGACCTGGTAGTGGCCTTCAATATGCTGCTGTGCCAGTAAAGGCTCACCGGCAGCAACACGCCCCACCAGCGGAATGCCCGTCTCTTCTTCCACCAGCAGGCGGATACCACGTGACGCGCCTGAAACAATCTCAATCACGCCCTTACGCGCCAGCGCTTTGAGGTGTTCTTCGGCAGCATTCGGAGAACGGAAGCCCAGACGCTGCGCGATTTCCGCACGCGTGGGTGGCATACCCGTCTGGCCGATATGATCCCGGATGAGATCAAACACCTCTTGCTGCCTGGTCGTTAACGCTTTCATTCCGCCCCCTGGGTGTATATACAGTTATGCTGTGAGTATATACAGTCAAAGGCGATTTTGGAACCAAAAACTGCACAAAAAACCAGGGACTTAATTATTCCTCGAGGCTCATCGGAAATGTGACCAAAGCAGCGTGACCCAGGTGATAACAGCAGTGATAATCGCCAGCAACACGGCAGCAGAGCCCATGTCTTTTGCGCGGCCAGAAAGCTCGTGGAAATCTGAACCAATGCGATCAACAACGGCTTCAATAGCGCTATTAAGAATTTCCACTATCATCACCAGAAGCACGGAACCGATAAGAAGTACGCGGGTAATAGCATCAACATCAAGGAAACAGGCGATGATCACCGCGATGATAGCGGCGACGCCCTCCTGGCGAAAGGCGGCTTCGTTGATCCACGCGGCACGGAACCCTTTCCATGAATAGCCGGCGGCTTTGATGATACGCGTTAACCCAGTGGTATTATTGGCCATTAAAAGAACCTTTTATGAAAAAAAGCGTCAGTAACAGGAACTGTAGCGCGTTTCGCTACAGCCTGAAGTATGACGGGTAACAACAGAAATTTTGCGCGCTTTCTGTTATCCTTGCGCCGCAATTGCATTATTAACCAGAGGCTTTACATCGTTTATGTCCGGCTGGCCACGAATTTACTACAAATTACTTAATTTACCATTAAGCATCCTGGTAAAAAGCAAGTCTATCCCAGCAGAACCCGCGCTGGAATTGGGGCTCGATACGTCGCGTCCTATTATGTACGTTTTGCCTTATAACTCGAAGGCAGACTTACTGACGCTTCGCGCCCAGTGTCTGGCGCATGACTTACCTGACCCGCTTGAACCGCTTGAAGTTGACGGCACTTTACTGCCGCGCTACGTGTTCATTCACGGTGGACCGCGCGTGTTTACCTACTACACGCCAAAAGAAGAGTCCATCAAGCTGTTCCATGACTATCTCGACCTGCACCGCAGCAACCCCGATCTGGATGTGCAGATGGTGCCGGTATCGGTGATGTTTGGTCGTCGCCCGGGCCGTGAAAAAGGTGAAGAGAACCCGCCGCTGCGCATGCTTAACGGCA contains:
- a CDS encoding diacylglycerol kinase, which translates into the protein MANNTTGLTRIIKAAGYSWKGFRAAWINEAAFRQEGVAAIIAVIIACFLDVDAITRVLLIGSVLLVMIVEILNSAIEAVVDRIGSDFHELSGRAKDMGSAAVLLAIITAVITWVTLLWSHFR
- the lexA gene encoding transcriptional repressor LexA, which encodes MKALTTRQQEVFDLIRDHIGQTGMPPTRAEIAQRLGFRSPNAAEEHLKALARKGVIEIVSGASRGIRLLVEEETGIPLVGRVAAGEPLLAQQHIEGHYQVDPAMFKPSADFLLRVSGMSMKDIGILDGDLLAVHKTQDVRNGQVVVVRIDDEVTVKRLKKQGNTVQLLPENNEFSPIVVDLREHNFSIEGLAVGVIRNGEWL